The nucleotide sequence TTGCGACAAAGGCCGCAGGGCCTGCTCGCGCAGGCAAAGCGTACTTACCATACGTGCGCGACGGCCGCGTCAGCTATACGCGCGCCAATCTGTTCGAGGCCGTGGACGCCAGCCTCCAAAGGCTCCAGACGGACTATATCGACCTCTACCAACTGCATTGGCCTGACCGCAGCACCAACGTCTTCCAGTCAATCGACCACCAGTATGAACTCGACGATGACACGGTCCCTATCCTGGAGACGCTGGAGGCTTTGGACGCGCTCGTCAAAAGCGGTCGCGTTCGTCACATCGGGCTCTGCAACGAAACACCTTGGGGCCTTGCCCGGTTCCTGCATTACGCCGACTCATGGGGGTTAGCCCGCGTGATAAGCATGCAGAATCCATACAATCTACTCAACCTGGATTTCGAGAACGGCCTTGCCGAGATGGCGCTGCGTGAACAGGTGGGGCACCTGGCGTATTCACCGCTCGCGATGGGCACGCTGACTGGCAAATACTTGGGGGGTCAGCGACCAACTGGCTCGCGCCTGAACCTGTTCGGACGGTTCTTCCGCTACAGTAGTGAAAGGGCGCAGCACGCGGCACTCGCATATACGACGCTCTTCCGGGAACATGGCATCGATCCGGTGCACGGCGCGTTGTCATTCGTCAGAAGCCGGCCGTTTGTTGCAAGCACCCTGGTAGGCGCCACCTCCGTGCAGCAACTAAAGCACAGCATCGCCAGCGTGGAAGTCAGCCTGTCGCGCGAAGTCCTGGATGGAATCCAATCGATCTATCAGCGTTATGGAACGCCGTCGCCATGAACCGGGTGTCGGCCTCCTCATTCAAAGTGACGCCGCCGGTTGGTCTCGTGACCGTT is from Rhizobium gallicum bv. gallicum R602sp and encodes:
- a CDS encoding NADP(H)-dependent aldo-keto reductase — its product is MQSRELGRSGLKISMLGLGTMSWGEQNTEAEAHAQLDAALDAGINFVDTAEMYPVPPRVETHGLTERYIGSWIRKSGRRQDVVLATKAAGPARAGKAYLPYVRDGRVSYTRANLFEAVDASLQRLQTDYIDLYQLHWPDRSTNVFQSIDHQYELDDDTVPILETLEALDALVKSGRVRHIGLCNETPWGLARFLHYADSWGLARVISMQNPYNLLNLDFENGLAEMALREQVGHLAYSPLAMGTLTGKYLGGQRPTGSRLNLFGRFFRYSSERAQHAALAYTTLFREHGIDPVHGALSFVRSRPFVASTLVGATSVQQLKHSIASVEVSLSREVLDGIQSIYQRYGTPSP